The DNA window CGCCCGCGGTGCGCATGTGACCGACATCGTGGTTCTGGTGGTGGCTGCCGACGATTCGGTGATGCCGCAGACGATCGAGGCCATCAACCACGCCAAGGCCGCCGAAGTGCCGATGATCGTGGCGATCAACAAGTGCGACAAGCCCGAGGCGAACCCCGACAAGGTGCGCACCGAACTGCTGCAGCACGAGGTGATCGTCGAGGCGATGTCGGGCGACGTGCAGGATGTCGAAGTGTCGGCCCAGACGGGCCAGGGCCTGGACGAATTGCTGGAAGCCATCGCGCTGCAATCCGAGATCCTGGAGCTGAAAGCGAACCCGGATCGCGCCGCCGAAGGTGCAGTGATCGAGGCGCAGCTGGATGTGGGCCGTGGCCCCGTGGCGACGGTTCTCGTGCAGCGCGGGACGCTGAAACAGGGCGATATCTTCGTGGTGGGCGAGCAGTACGGCAAGGTCCGTGCGCTGATCAACGACCGCGGTGAGCGCGTGAAGGAAGCCGGCCCGTCGGTGCCCGTCGAGGTTCTTGGCCTCAATGGCACGCCCGAGGCGGGTGACGTTCTGAACGTGGTGAAATCCGAAGGTCAGGCGCGTGAGATCGCCGAGTACCGCGAGAAGGCCGCGAAGGAAAAACGCGCGGCTGCTGGTGCGGGTACGACGCTTGAACAGCTTCTGGCGCAGGCCAAGGAGAACGAGAACGTCAAGGAACTGCCGATTCTGGTCAAGGCCGACGTGCAAGGCTCTGCCGAGGCGATTGTTCAGGCGATGGACAAGATCGGCAACGACGAGGTGCGCGTGCGCGTGCTGCACTCGGGCGTTGGCGCGATCACCGAATCCGATATCGGCCTTGCTGAAGCGTCGGGTGCGCCTGTGATCGGCTTTAACGTGCGGGCCAATGCGCCGGCGCGGAATTCAGCGAACCAGAAGGGCGTCGAGATCCGTTATTACAGCGTGATCTATGACCTTGTGGATGACGTGAAGGCGGCCGCCAGCGGCCTGCTGGGGGCGGAAATTCGCGAGAACTTCATCGGGTACGCCGAGATCCGGGAGGTCTTCAAGGTCACGGGCGTCGGCAAGGTTGCGGGCTGTCTGGTGACCGAAGGTATCGCCCGCCGGTCGGCCGGTGTGCGCCTGCTGCGTGACGATGTGGTGATCCACGAAGGCACGCTGAAGACGCTGAAGCGCTTCAAGGACGAAGTGTCCGAGGTGCAATCCGGCCAGGAATGCGGCATGGCGTTCGAGAAATACGAGGACATCCGCGAAGGCGACGTGATCGAGATTTTCGAGCGTGAGGAGTTTGAGCGTAAACTCGATTGAGGCTTGTCAGAGACTGATTTGGAAAAGGGCGGCCTGTTTGGCCGCCCTTTTTTGTACGGCGCGCCAAATCTTTTGGGAAAATATTTGGCAAAAGCTTTCATAAAGCTTTTACGGGTGTCAGAGCCAGTCGCGGAGGATCGGAATGAGGGGGATGTCCGCGGGTGGCATCGGGTAGTCGCGCAATGCGTTGGGCCGGACCCATTTCAGCGCCTGTTCTTCACGCGATTGGGGCATGCCGTCCCACTTGCGGCAGGCAAAGAGCGGCATCAGCAGGTGAAAGTCGTCGTAGCTATGGCTGGCGAAGGTCAGCGGCGCGAGGCAGCTTTCCCAGGTATTGATGCCAAGCTCTTCTTCCAGTTCGCGGATAAGCGCGACCTCGGGCGTTTCACCCGGTTCGACCTTTCCGCCGGGGAATTCCCAGAGGCCGGCCATGGATTTGCCCTCGGGGCGTTGTGCCAGAAGGATGCGACCGTCGACGTCGATCAAGGCGACGGCAGACACGAGTATCGTTTTCAAGACCGATAATCCGCGTTGATCGAGATATAGCCGTGGGTCAGGTCGCAGGTCCAGACATGGGCGGTGCCGCCGCCCAGACCGAGATCGACATGGATGGTGATCTCCTGGTTCTTCATGTGCGCGGCGCCGTCCTCTTCGCGGTAATCGGGACTAACCCAGCCTTTCTCGGCCACCAACGTGTCGCCGAACCAGATCGACAGCGTGTCGCGATCGGCAGGCGCGCCGGATTTGCCGATGGCCATGACGATCCGCCCCCAGTTGGGGTCTTCGCCGGCGATTGCGGTTTTCACCAGCGGCGAGTTGGCGATGGCGAGGCCGTGGGTCTTGGCGTCATTGTCGCTGGAGGCGCCGGTCACGGAGATGGTGACGAACTTGGTCGCCCCTTCGCCGTCGCGGACAACCTGGTGGGCGAGATCGAGCATGACGCCGCGCAGCGCCTCCATGAAGCCGACGCTGTGATCGGTGACGCGGACGCCCGAGGCGCCGGTGGCGGCAACGAGAAGCGTGTCGGAGGTGGAGGTGTCGCTGTCGACGGTGATGCAGTTGAACGTTTTCTCATTCAGAGCCGAGACCATCTGTTGCAGATGCTCTCGGTCGATGGCGGCGTCCGTGAAGATGTAGACCAGCATGGTCGCCATGTCCGGCGCGATCATGCCGGAGCCCTTGGCGATGCCGGCGATGCGCACCTCCTGCCCTTCGAACATGAGGGTCGCACTGGCCCCCTTGGGATAGGTGTCGGTGGTCATGATCGCGCGCGCGGCGTCCTCGATACCGTCGGGGGAAAGCTTGTGCTCAAGTTCGGACAGTTTCGCGGTGATGCGCTCGTGTTTCAGAGGCTCGCCGATGACACCGGTGGAAGAGCTGAAAATACGCGATTCCGGCAGGGATAGGGTCTGTGCGACGGCATTCGTCACCGCCTTGACCGACTCCGCTCCGTTGCGCCCGGTAAAGGCGTTGGAATTGCCGGAATTGACGATGATCGCCGCACCCTCTGCGGATTGGAAGGCGATCTTTTCCTGGCAGTCGAGCACCGCGGCGGAGCGCGTCGCGGACCGGGTAAAGACCCCCGCCATGGCCGTGCCCGGCGCCAGCCGCGCCAGCATCACATCCGTGCGGCCGACATAGCGCACGCCGGCCTCGACGCTGGCAAACTCCACACCGCCGATGGCGGGAAGTTCCGGAAATTTAGCAGGCGCCAGTGGCGACACGGCGAGGGTCTTGGCCATTGTCAGTTCTCCAGAAGTTCGAGCGCGTCGATCACGGTGGGGTCGATTTCCTCGAGATCGATGCGGTCGATCTCGGCGTTGGACTCCAGGCTTTCGATATGGGCTTCGAGTGCGCCCTGCTGAAGCTGCGCTGTCAGTTCGTCGCGCACGGTGTCCAGCGCGGGACGTTCCTTGTTGCGTGTCTCGGCCAGCGTTATCACGTGCCAGCCGAAATCGGTTTTCACCGGGTCGGAGACTTCACCCGGTTCGAGCGCCGCCACGGCGTCGAAGAACGTGGCGACCATGTCGCCGGCGCCGAACCAGCCGAGATCGCCGCCTGAGGCACCGGAGGGCCCGGTGGATTTTTCGCGGGCCAAGGCGGCGAAATCGGCATCGCCTTCGAGCGCGGTCACCAGTTCCTGCGCCTCTTCCTCGGTTTCCACGAGGATGTGCGAAGCGCGGTATTCGGTTTCCTGCACATCAGCGGGGTATTGCTCTTCGTAGGCCGCTTGCAGGTCTTCGTCGGAGGGGGCCTGCTGCATCACGCCGGCCATGACCTCGCCGGCGATGATGGCGCGTTCCTCGTTCTCGATCGAGACCTGGCTGCGCAGGGAAGGCTCGCCCTCCAGCGACTGGTTCAGCAGGGTATGCTGGATCAGTTGGTCGACGATGCCCTGCAACAGGAGGTTCGGCGGGAACTGGTTGTATTGCTGTGGCAAGGTGGCGCGCAGCGCGATGACGTGGGCCAGAGTGATCTCGGTGCCGTTGACCGTGGCGACGACCTGGCCGACATCTGCGTCGGGCGCCGCGTCAGTCTCTGTCTCGGCCGTTTCCTGGGCCAGGGCGCCATGAGCGAGCATGGCGGTGGCGCAGGCGGCGGTCAGAAGCGACTTGATCGGATGTGACATGGAAAACCCTTTGCTTTCTCGCGCCGGGACGCGGCGCGTTGTGACGTTGACAGTCCATGAGCGGCCCCTTACATCGCCTTATGATCAAAGGCAGGGCCGTCCCCTTGGGCCCGTTCTAGGGCGGTGCGGCGGACGGGGCAAGCGATTGCCTTTCACGAGATAGTCAAAGACCGGAACGGATAGGATATGCTGGGTATTGGAACGGTTGCCAGAAAGGTTTTTGGCACTCCGAACGACCGAAAGGTCAAGACGACCCGCCCGCTGGTGGAGAAGATCAACGCGCTGGAGCCCGAGTACGAGGCCTTGGACGACGCCGGGCTGATCGCCAAGACCCAGGAATTCAAGACGCGCGTCGCGGATGGTGAAAAGCTGGACGCGATCCTTCCCGAAGCCTTTGCCAACTGTCGTGAAGCCGCCCGGCGGGCGCTGGGCCTGCGGGCCTTCGATGTGCAGTTGATGGGCGGGATTTTCCTGCATCAGGGCAATATCTCGGAGATGAAGACGGGTGAGGGCAAGACCCTTGTGGCGACTTTTCCGGCCTATCTGAACGCGCTGACCGGCAAGGGCGTGCATATCGTCACGGTGAACGATTACCTCGCCAAGCGGGATGCCGAGTGGATGGGCAACGTCTTTTCCGCGCTGGGGATGACCACGGGCGTGGTCTATCCGCAGCAGCCGGATGAGGAGAAGAAAGGCGCCTATGCCGCCGACATCACCTATGCCACCAACAACGAGCTTGGCTTCGATTACCTGCGCGACAACATGAAATCGAGCCTCGAGGAAATGGCACAGCGCGGGCATAATTTCGCGATCGTCGACGAGGTGGACAGCATCCTGATCGACGAGGCGCGCACGCCGCTGATCATCTCGGGCCCGGCGCAGGACCGCAGCGAGCTGTACGTGACGGTCGACAAGCTGATCCCGGATCTGGAAGAAGATCATTACAAGATCGACGAAAAGACCAAGAACGTCACCTTTACCGACGAAGGCAACGAGTATCTCGAAGAGCTTTTGCATCAGAAAGGTCTGCTTGAGGAAGGTCAGTCCCTGTACGATCCCGAGAGCACGACCATCGTTCACCACATGAACCAGGGCCTGCGGGCGCACAAGCTGTTCCTCAAGGACAGAGACTATATCGTGCGGGACAACGAGGTCGTCCTGATCGACGAGTTCACCGGGCGGATGATGAGCGGGCGGCGCCTGTCGGACGGTCTGCACCAGGCGATCGAGGCTAAGGAAGGCTGCGAGATCAAGCCGGAGAACGTGACGCTGGCGCAGGTGACGTTCCAGAACTATTTCCGCCTTTATGACAAGCTGTCGGGGATGACCGGGACGGCGTCGACCGAGGCCGAGGAGTTCGGCCAGATCTATGGGCTGGGTGTGGTCGAGGTGCCGACGAACAAGCCGATTGCCCGGGTCGACGAGGACGATGCGGTTTATCGCACGGCGCAGGAGAAGTTCGACGCCATCGTGACGACGATCAAGGAAGCGCACGAGAAGGGTCAGCCGATCCTTGTCGGGACCACCTCGATCGAAAAATCCGAAATGCTGAGCGAGTTGCTGAAGAAGGCAGGGGTGAAGCACAATGTGCTGAACGCACGCCAGCACGAGCAGGAAGCGCAGATCGTCGCGGATGCGGGCAAGCTGGGTGCGGTGACGATTGCCACGAACATGGCCGGGCGCGGCACCGACATCAAGCTGGGCGGGAACCTGGACTTCCAGATCATGGAGGCGATTGCCGCCGATCCCGAAGGTGACCACGAGGAGCTGCGCAAGCGGCTGGAAGCCGGGCACAAGGATGATGAGCAGGCGGTGATCGATGCCGGTGGTCTGTTTGTTCTGGCCACGGAACGGCACGAAAGCCGCCGGATCGACAACCAGCTTCGCGGCCGGTCGGGCCGCCAGGGTGACCCGGGGCGGTCGGCCTTCTTCCTGTCGCTCGACGACGACCTGATGCGCATTTTCGGCTCTGAACGGCTGGAAAAGGTGCTGTCGACGCTGGGTATGAAGGAAGGCGAGGCGATCATTCACCCGTGGGTGAACAAGAGCCTGGAGCGCGCGCAGGCGAAGGTCGAGGGGCGCAACTTTGACATCCGCAAGCAGCTGCTGAAATTCGACGACGTGATGAACGAACAGCGCAAGGTGATCTTCCGCCAGCGTCTGGACATCATGGAGGCGACCGACCTGTCGGAGACCGTCAAGGACATGCGTGGCGAGGTGATCGACGACCTGATCGACCAATATATGCCGCCCAAGACCTATGCCGACCAGTGGGATATGGAAGGGCTCTATGCCGCCGTGATAGAGCGGTTGAACCTGGATGTGCCGGTGATGGCCTGGGGCGACGAGGAAGGCGTGGACGACGACGTGGTCGCCGACCGGCTGGAAGAGGCCGCCGACGAAATGATGGCCGAGAAGACCGAGGCGTTCGGGCCGGAACAGATGCGGATGATCGAGAAGCAGGTCCTGCTTCAGACCATCGACAGCAAATGGCGCGAGCACCTTCTGACGCTGGAGCACCTGCGCAGCGTCGTGGGTTTCCGGGGCTATGCGCAGCGCGATCCGCTGAACGAGTACAAGAACGAGGCGTTCCAGCTGTTCGAGTCGATGCTGGACAGCCTGCGGCAGGACGTGACGCAGCAGCTGGCCCGGATCCGCCCGATGACGGACGCGGAACAGCAGCAGATGTTGCGTGACCTGCAGGCAAAGCAGGCGGCGATGGCGCCCAAACCGTCCGAGACGGAAGAGCGCGAGCCCGGTGCGGTGACTTTGGAAGACCCCACTGGCGCCGCCCTGCCCGGCTTCGACGAGAACGATCGGTCGACCTGGGGCAATCCGGGGCGGAACGAGGCCTGTCCTTGTGGCTCGGGCAAGAAGTTCAAGCATTGTCACGGGCGGCTGGGCTGACGCCGGACGCCACAACACGGCCCAAATGACACCCACTGGTTGCCTTCAAGCAGCCATGTTCGCCGATTAGCGTTCTTTCGACCTATGACAGGTGTGGGAGATCGTTATGATCAAGTTGGGGAATCCGAAACGTATCGTCATGGCCAGCATGACCTTGGGCTGTGCCCTTGGGATCGGCTACTTGATGCAGATGTCGAGTGGTGATCGCACCGTGCCTTCGGCGCAGGCATCCGCGGTTGATCCCGCGTCTGCCGATGTGTTTTCGCAGGCGTTCGTGGGAGAGAGTCCAGAACCGAAAGATACGGCGCAGACGCCTGTCGCGGTTCCTGTCGAAAACAAGATTGAAGAGACCGCGCAAGCGGAAGAGCGCGAGGCGCCGGTCCTTGCCGCCGAGCCCGGGAAAGAGCAGCTTTTCCATGAGGCTTCGCTGGTGACCGGACAGAGCTTTGAGGCGGATGGCCTTGAAATTGAAAGCGTCACGCTGACGTCGGCCGAGCCGGTACCGCCGGCCGCAGCACCGCAGCCCAAGGCGCTGCCCGATGCGCCGCTGCAACTGGCCGCACTGGAGGATGCGCCGATCCGAACCTTCCCGAAGGAAGAAACGGCCCCGGCTCTGGCGGCGTGTGAAGGCGAGATCGAGATGGTTGCGCGCCCCGAAGCCGCAGCGATGGTTCAGCTGGACCTGACCGCGCCTTGCCAGGCGGACACGCAGTTCACCCTGCACCACAATGGCATGATGTTCAGCGCGATCACCGATCTCGATGGAACATGGTCGATGCAGGTGCCGGCCCTGACACAAAGCGCGGTGTTCATCGCGGCCTTCGAAAACGGCGAAGGTGCGGTGGCAAATGCCGATGTCGATATGCTGGACCATTATGACCGTTACGTCGTGCAATGGCAGGGCCGCAGCGGGATGCAGATTCACGCGATGGAATACGGTGCGGACTATGGTGAACAGGGCCACGTCTGGCGCGATGCGGCGCGGGATGTGTCCAGCGCAGCGACAGGCGAGGGCGGTTTCCTGTTGCGCCTTGGCGACGGGGTGATCGAGGAGACGACCCTGATGGCAGAGGTCTACACCTTTCCGACGCAGAACGCGCTGCGCGAGGGCGATATACAGGTGAGCCTGGAGACCGAGGTCAACGCGGCCAATTGCGGCCGGGATATCGAGGCGCAGGCGCTGATCAAGCCCGGGGCCGGGGAAATCTCGGTGCGCGACCTGACGATGGCGATCCCGGATTGCGACGCGGTGGGTGACTTTCTGGTGTTGAAAAACCTGTACGAAGACTTGAAGATCGCGCGCAACTGACGCTGCGATCCGAGGGCATCCATGAAAATGCTACGTGCGGCGGCTTACGCCGCACTTTTCTTTTTTGCGGGCGCGCTCCCGGTCAGCGCGCAGGACGTGACGCTGACGTCGCGTGACGGAAATGTCGAGATTACCGGCAACCTTCTGGGATTTGATGGCGAGTTCTACCGGGTCGATACGGTCTATGGCGAGCTGACTGTTGACGGCTCGGGCGTGGATTGCGCAGGGCCGGGCTGCCCCAATCTGGATACCTACGTGGCGCAGGTGGTGTTTTCCGGGGCGCCGACGATCGGGCGGCTGTTGATGCCGGCGCTGATCGAGGCGTTTGCCATCCGTGAAGGATATGAGATGAGCCGCGAGACCCTGGAGGACGGCAGCTTGCTGTTGTCGATCCACGACCCGGATGAGGCGCGCGTCGTGGGCGAGTTCCAGTTCCGGTTGACCAATTCCGACGAAGGTTTTGCCGACCTGATCGCGGATGTGGCGGACATAGCCATGTCGATGCGCGAGATCCGCCCCCGAGAGGTGCGGCTGGGCAAGGATGCGGCGCTGGGCGACATGTCGGCCAAGGGGCGTGGGCGGGTAATGGCGTTGGAGGCGCTGGTGCCGGTGGTGGCGCCGTCGAACCCGGTGCAGCAGGTGACGTTGACGCAACTGGCCGAGGTTCTGTCGGGCAAGATCGACAACTGGAACGCGCTGGGCGGGCCGGACGCACCGATTGCGGTGCATCTTTTCGATGCGCGGTCCGGTCTGGGACAGGCCAGCGAGGATCTTGTGGTGCGCCCGGCGGGCGTAAGTTTTGCCGAGACCGTCACCCGCCATGCCGATGGCGTGTCTTTGGCAAAGGCGGTGGCGGAGGACCCGTTTGCAATGGGCCTGACGGCGCGGGCCGAGACGGGAAACACGCTGACGCTGGCGCTCAGCGGAGAATGCGGGTTTGCGTTGCGCGCCACGCGGCGGGCGGTCAAGACCGAGGACTATCCGTTGACCGCACCGATGTTCCTGTATCTTCCGGCGCGGCGGCTGCCGAAGCTGGGGCGGGAGTTCCTGGCGTATCTGAAGGATCCGACCGCGCAGCTGGTGATCCGGCGGGCCGGTTTCGTGGATCAGGCGCCGGAGGAGATCGGGATCAACGAACAGGGCGACCGCTTTGCCAATTCGATTGCGCAGGCGGGCGAGGAATTGGGGCTGGAGGAGCTGCAGCGCATGGTGTCGGCCCTGACGCCGCTGAAGCGGCTGACAACCACGTTCCGGTTCGAGGCCGGGTCGGCGCGGTTGGATGCGCAGTCACGCTCGAACGTGGCGCAGCTGGCGCGGGCGATGGAGGTTGGCAAGTACGACGCGCGCCGGCTGGTTTTCGTGGGATTCAGCGACGGGGCGGGCCCGGCGGGAAACAACCGGCGGATCGCGCTGCGCCGGGCCGAGGCTGTGCGCAGTGCTGTTGTCGCGGCGGCGGAGACGGCGAACATGGATCGGATCACGACGGAGCTGGAAGCCTTTGGCGAGGCGATGCCGATGGCCTGTGACGGCACCGGCTGGGGCCGGCGGATCAACCGGCGGGTCGAGGTTTGGGTGAGGTAGGGTCTAAATCAAGCCTTGCGCGCGAAAGCTGGTCTCGCAGGATTTGCCGATGATGATGTGATCGTGCAGCGTGATGCCAAGTGCGCTGGCGGCCGTTTGGATCTGGATGGTCATGTCGATATCGGACTGGGAGGGCGTGGGATCGCCCGAGGGGTGATTGTGCACCAGGCAACTTAAACTAACCATGTTATTGAATTATATGTAGGAACTGTAATTCTGAGGATGCGTTGGGGCCGGTACTCGGGATCGGTATGGAATGCCTCATCGTGAGCATCACGGTTCGTCCTGATTCGCCACTCCTGAGCTTCGAGAGGCACGGCAAGTCACGAGATTCATTCTATCCCATTCCTCGAGCTCTTGAATAGGATAGAGCACTGCCTTGCCGATTTTCACGAACGCTGGGCCAACGCGCATAGCACGCCAATTGCGAAGGGTGCCAACGCTGATTTCCTCGCGGTAGCGCTTTGCGACTTCCTCTGCTGTTAAATACTTCTGCTCTTCCATCGTTATCACTCCCGAGCACTGTATCGCACGGGCGTAGGATGACAGTCCCGGCAGATCATGGAAGACCTTGATCGACGGAGTAGTGCAAAGACAGGCAATCGGCGGTGAAAGGCGATGGAAGCAGGCCGCCATACACACGAATGTTCCGATGTTCTTTTTCTCGATGTAGCTATCCGACGTGATTGATCCAGCGTTGCCCTCCGAAGGCTGATGTCAAGGGGCTGGGCGACAATGAGGAGACGAAAAGAGACAATAAGAACAAGGATTTGCGAGGCCCTCGTTCTGACCTTTCAACTCGCGAGAAGTTCACGTAAGCACTGCGTAAGCAGTTGCGACACGGCAAGTACCCATAGCTCAGCTGGATAGAGCGTCGCCCTCCGAAGGCGAAGGCCCCAGGTTCGAATCCTGGTGGGTGCGCCATTTTCCCAAATGAATCAACACCTTAATGGTGCGCACCTCTAAAGGCTTGGTGCTTACTGGCCAGGGAGTTTATCGGATAACCTGGATCAGAATATCGGCCACGGCACGAACAGCGGGCGAATCTTTTAGGTCGGTGTGAATGACGAGCCATACGGGGCGCGGTTCGGGATGTTCATCGGCGACACGGGAGAGGTTCGGGCACCGCTCCGCCATGACGCAGGGCAACAGCGCGACGCCCAAACCGGTCTCTGCGGCGGCGCGCTGGCTGTGGAAGTCGCCGGTTAGCAAATCGAGCGGCCGGTCTCCGGCAAACTCCTCCAACCAGCGTTGCTGCGGCACATGGGCGAGCGTTTCGTCGAAGGCAATGAAGCGCCACTGGTTCCGCGGAAGTTTTGCGACGTCTGAGGTGGCGTAGAGCCCGAAGGCGACCGAGCCGATTTTGCGGATTATATTCTGCCGCCCTTGCGGCTCGACCATGCGCACGGCCAGATCAGCCTCACCGCTGTCTAGCGAGGCGAGATGCGAGTTCGCGGACAGCACTATCTGAAGGTCAGGATGCGTGGCGCGCAACTCGCGCAATGCGGGAATGATGAGTTCGCTGACCAGCACCGGCGGCGCGGTCAATCTGATCCGACCGGATAGCGTGCCCTGGGCGGCATGGGCGAGGCGCTCCACGCGGTGCGCCTGCTCTTCCATTTGCATGGCGATTTCGGCGATCTTTCGCCCCTTGTCGGTCAAAGGCGTGGAGCGAGCGAGACGCCGCACTAGTTTGTGGCCGAGGCTCTCCTCCAGGGCGGAGATACGGCGTGACACCGTGGCATGGTTTACGCCAAGCGAACGCGCCGCGCCGGCAAGCGACCCTTCGCTTTGCAGTACCGCCAGAACATGCAGATCATCCCAGTTCATCTGAGCGTTATTGCACGGATGGCATGTCCATATAAGGAATTTTCGACAGAAGGCTCACCTGTCAAGCATTTCCACACATGAAAGACAGGAGCAAAGCCATGATCCCAACCCTTCCTCTCAGCGCCGACGGCCCGGAACTTCCCGCGGTCGGCCTAGGCTGCATGGGCATGTCCGAATTCTATGGCGAGACGGATGATGCGCAGTCACTGGCCGTTCTGGCTCGCGCCCATGAACTGGGCGTGCGGATGTTCGACACCGCCGACATGTATGGCAACGGCCACAACGAAGAGCTACTGGCGCGCTTCCTGAAAGAGGGTAGGCGAGATGCTTTCATCGCTACCAAGTTCGGCATTCGCAAGGCGGCCGGCGCATATGCCCGCGGCATCGACAACAGCCCGGATTATATCCGTGAGGCCTGTGACGCATCGCTCAGGCGTCTCGGGATCGAGCGGATCGATCTGTATTATGTCCACCGCGCCGAAGCCGGCCGACCGATCGATGAGACCATGGGCGTACTGGCCGATCTGGTGCGGGCGGGCAAGATCGCGCGCATCGGCCTTAGTGAAGTCTCAGCCGAGACCCTTCGCCGCGCTCATGCCGTCCATCCGGTGGCGGCGGTGCAAAGCGAATACTCGCTGACCACGCGCGACATGGAAGCAGATGTACTGCCCACCTGCCGGGAATTGGGAATCGCCTTCATCGCCTATAGCCCGTTGGGGCGCGGCTTGCTGTCCGGCACGATGAAAAGAGTCGATCTGGCCGAGGACGATTTTCGCCGCAACGCCCCGCGCTTTGTCGGGGACGCGTTGGAGGCGAACCTAGCTCGTCTCGATACGTTGCGCGCGATTGCCGATCAGCGCGAGGCAACGCCCTCGCAAATCGCACTTGCCTGGGTGCTCTACAAAGGCGTGTTCGCAATACCCGGCACCAAGCGAATGAGCTATCTGGAACAGAATATTGCCGCCGCGAGCCTGCGCCTGTCGGCCGATGAAGTCGCCAAGCTGGATGACGCCTATGCACCGGGCAGCTTCACCGGCGAACGCTACACCGCCGAGGGCATGAAAGGGGTGAACGCATGAGCCTCGCGACGGACAACCCTGATCAAGTCGCGTTGATCGGACGCCGTGCGATGCAAGCCATCACGGGCGAGGCGATGAACGATATCCTGGCAACGGTCGGCAGCCATTCGCCGCAACTAGCGGGTAATCTCGTCACACACGCCTTCGCCTCGGTGATCGCGGACCCGGCGCTTGGACACACTACGCGGGAACTGGCAACCATTACCATGCTCGGCGCCATGGGCGGTTGCGAGGGTCAGTTGCGCACCCATCTCGGCTTCGCGCTTGATTGCGGCCTGGCGCCCGAAGAGATTGTCGCCTGTGCCGAGCATGTTTCCGTTTATGCCGGTTATCCGCGCGCGCTGACCATGTTGCGGATCGCGCGCGAGGTCTTGGCAGATCACGGAGAGGAGTTGTGCGTCGCGGGGCCCTTCCACCTACGTGATCATACGACCCGGCTGTTCGACAGCGGCGGCGACAAACCGCCCATGGTGCTGCTCCATGCGCTCGGGCTGGACTGGAGAATGTGGTCTCGCGTGATCCCGCTGCTAGTGCCGCATTATCGGGTGATCGCCTATGATCTGCGCGGATTTGGCGGAGCGTCCTTCGCGCCGCAGGCTCGCGATCTCGCGCATTACGCTGAGGATGTGGCCGACCTGCTTGACCGGCTCGGTCAAACGCGGGCCCATGTCACCGGATTATCTCTTGGTGGATCCATCGCGCTGGAACTTGGTCTCCAGCGGCCGGATTTGGTTGCCAGCCTATCGGTAGTCGCCGCCACGGCGTGGTCTTTCCCTGCATTCGAAGAACGCGCCCGCGCCGCTGAGACAGAGGGAATG is part of the Roseovarius sp. THAF9 genome and encodes:
- a CDS encoding helix-turn-helix domain-containing protein produces the protein MEEQKYLTAEEVAKRYREEISVGTLRNWRAMRVGPAFVKIGKAVLYPIQELEEWDRMNLVTCRASRSSGVANQDEP
- a CDS encoding aldo/keto reductase, whose amino-acid sequence is MIPTLPLSADGPELPAVGLGCMGMSEFYGETDDAQSLAVLARAHELGVRMFDTADMYGNGHNEELLARFLKEGRRDAFIATKFGIRKAAGAYARGIDNSPDYIREACDASLRRLGIERIDLYYVHRAEAGRPIDETMGVLADLVRAGKIARIGLSEVSAETLRRAHAVHPVAAVQSEYSLTTRDMEADVLPTCRELGIAFIAYSPLGRGLLSGTMKRVDLAEDDFRRNAPRFVGDALEANLARLDTLRAIADQREATPSQIALAWVLYKGVFAIPGTKRMSYLEQNIAAASLRLSADEVAKLDDAYAPGSFTGERYTAEGMKGVNA
- a CDS encoding substrate-binding domain-containing protein is translated as MKMLRAAAYAALFFFAGALPVSAQDVTLTSRDGNVEITGNLLGFDGEFYRVDTVYGELTVDGSGVDCAGPGCPNLDTYVAQVVFSGAPTIGRLLMPALIEAFAIREGYEMSRETLEDGSLLLSIHDPDEARVVGEFQFRLTNSDEGFADLIADVADIAMSMREIRPREVRLGKDAALGDMSAKGRGRVMALEALVPVVAPSNPVQQVTLTQLAEVLSGKIDNWNALGGPDAPIAVHLFDARSGLGQASEDLVVRPAGVSFAETVTRHADGVSLAKAVAEDPFAMGLTARAETGNTLTLALSGECGFALRATRRAVKTEDYPLTAPMFLYLPARRLPKLGREFLAYLKDPTAQLVIRRAGFVDQAPEEIGINEQGDRFANSIAQAGEELGLEELQRMVSALTPLKRLTTTFRFEAGSARLDAQSRSNVAQLARAMEVGKYDARRLVFVGFSDGAGPAGNNRRIALRRAEAVRSAVVAAAETANMDRITTELEAFGEAMPMACDGTGWGRRINRRVEVWVR
- a CDS encoding LysR family transcriptional regulator, which produces MNWDDLHVLAVLQSEGSLAGAARSLGVNHATVSRRISALEESLGHKLVRRLARSTPLTDKGRKIAEIAMQMEEQAHRVERLAHAAQGTLSGRIRLTAPPVLVSELIIPALRELRATHPDLQIVLSANSHLASLDSGEADLAVRMVEPQGRQNIIRKIGSVAFGLYATSDVAKLPRNQWRFIAFDETLAHVPQQRWLEEFAGDRPLDLLTGDFHSQRAAAETGLGVALLPCVMAERCPNLSRVADEHPEPRPVWLVIHTDLKDSPAVRAVADILIQVIR
- the secA gene encoding preprotein translocase subunit SecA is translated as MLGIGTVARKVFGTPNDRKVKTTRPLVEKINALEPEYEALDDAGLIAKTQEFKTRVADGEKLDAILPEAFANCREAARRALGLRAFDVQLMGGIFLHQGNISEMKTGEGKTLVATFPAYLNALTGKGVHIVTVNDYLAKRDAEWMGNVFSALGMTTGVVYPQQPDEEKKGAYAADITYATNNELGFDYLRDNMKSSLEEMAQRGHNFAIVDEVDSILIDEARTPLIISGPAQDRSELYVTVDKLIPDLEEDHYKIDEKTKNVTFTDEGNEYLEELLHQKGLLEEGQSLYDPESTTIVHHMNQGLRAHKLFLKDRDYIVRDNEVVLIDEFTGRMMSGRRLSDGLHQAIEAKEGCEIKPENVTLAQVTFQNYFRLYDKLSGMTGTASTEAEEFGQIYGLGVVEVPTNKPIARVDEDDAVYRTAQEKFDAIVTTIKEAHEKGQPILVGTTSIEKSEMLSELLKKAGVKHNVLNARQHEQEAQIVADAGKLGAVTIATNMAGRGTDIKLGGNLDFQIMEAIAADPEGDHEELRKRLEAGHKDDEQAVIDAGGLFVLATERHESRRIDNQLRGRSGRQGDPGRSAFFLSLDDDLMRIFGSERLEKVLSTLGMKEGEAIIHPWVNKSLERAQAKVEGRNFDIRKQLLKFDDVMNEQRKVIFRQRLDIMEATDLSETVKDMRGEVIDDLIDQYMPPKTYADQWDMEGLYAAVIERLNLDVPVMAWGDEEGVDDDVVADRLEEAADEMMAEKTEAFGPEQMRMIEKQVLLQTIDSKWREHLLTLEHLRSVVGFRGYAQRDPLNEYKNEAFQLFESMLDSLRQDVTQQLARIRPMTDAEQQQMLRDLQAKQAAMAPKPSETEEREPGAVTLEDPTGAALPGFDENDRSTWGNPGRNEACPCGSGKKFKHCHGRLG